In Ipomoea triloba cultivar NCNSP0323 chromosome 15, ASM357664v1, one genomic interval encodes:
- the LOC116006653 gene encoding protein LURP-one-related 5-like, translating into MPPPSSSSKIHPAAADHRRTPHNDDDQPPPGPLPTAFTVWKRSSISFHGTDGFTVFDHLGRLIFRVDNYRRKRTARLSSSVVVGSGGGGCRAQVHAKEHGGGGLVLMDGFGKALLTLVPQLHMPSMHYQWIGYRGEDDQCKPRTPLFMMRRPSQSSPSLLSLRSLTTKIRCEAEVFVGDCHRGAIKSSRKPDYRIEGSFKRRDCKITGADGRTVASISRKLARTTNSANTGTSVLLSDDVFSLVVEAGMEPALVMAFIMAIDRLCPKPHTPFLCS; encoded by the exons ATGCCGCCGCCGTCGTCGTCCTCCAAGATTCATCCGGCGGCCGCCGATCACAGGCGCACGCCTCACAATGACGACGATCAGCCTCCTCCTGGTCCGCTGCCGACTGCTTTCACGGTGTGGAAGAGATCCAGCATTAGTTTCCACGGAACCGACGGATTCACGGTGTTCGATCACCTCGGCAGGTTGATTTTTCGCGTCGACAATTATAGGAGGAAGAGGACGGCGAGGCTGTCGTCCTCCGTGGTGGTTGGGAGCGGCGGAGGAGGGTGCAGAGCGCAGGTGCATGCCAAGGAACATGGCGGCGGCGGCCTTGTTCTCATGGACGGATTCGGCAAAGCTCTGTTAACACTCGTGCCACAG CTACACATGCCAAGCATGCATTATCAGTGGATTGGTTATAGAGGAGAAGATGATCAATGCAAACCCAGAACGCCATTATTCATGATGAGAAGGCCGTCACAGTCTTCTCCATCCCTCCTAAGCTTAAGGTCACTGACAACCAAAATTAGGTGCGAGGCTGAAGTCTTTGTCGGAGACTGCCACCGGGGAGCTATTAAGAGCAGCCGGAAGCCGGATTACAGGATAGAAGGATCCTTCAAGAGGCGGGATTGCAAGATCACCGGGGCCGATGGCCGGACAGTCGCAAGCATATCCAGGAAGTTAGCCAGGACCACAAACAGTGCAAACACTGGTACAAGTGTGTTGCTGAGTGATGATGTTTTCAGTTTGGTGGTAGAGGCAGGGATGGAACCTGCTCTTGTTATGGCCTTCATAATGGCCATAGATAGGCTTTGCCCTAAACCACATACCCCCTTTCTATGTTCCTAG
- the LOC116006652 gene encoding ethanolamine-phosphate cytidylyltransferase-like translates to MGPEASLSDNAHHSLRLLATLLLGGAVLGLSVLGLRLARPDGVWSSSSKKKRRPIRVYMDGCFDMMHYGHCNALRQARALGDQLIVGVVRDAEITANKGPPVTPLNERMIMVNGVKWVDEVIPDAPYAITEDFMKKLFNEYDIDYIIHGDDPCLLPDGTDAYALAKKVGRYKQIKRTEGVSSTDIVGRMLLCMRERSSGGTPRNASLQRQFSHGHGQKSEDGATGSGTLISQFLPTSRRIVQFSNGKGPGPDARIIYIDGAFDLFHAGHVEILRIARGLGDFLLVGIHTDQTVSAHRGAHRPIMNLHERSLSVLACGYVDEVIIGAPREVSKDMITTFNISLVVHGTVAEDNDFQKEEGNPYAVPISMDIFRVLESPLDITTSTIIRRIVSNHEAYQKRNEKKAESERRYYEGKTYISGD, encoded by the exons ATGGGTCCAGAGGCTTCTCTCTCCGACAACGCGCATCACAGTTTGCGCCTTCTAGCTACCCTGCTCCTTGGCGGGGCGGTGCTAGGGCTCTCCGTGCTCGGCCTCCGCCTTGCTCGCCCCGATGGCGTGTGGAGCAGCAGCAGCAAGAAGAAGAGGAGGCCGATTAGGGTGTACATGGACGGCTGCTTCGACATGATGCATTACGGCCACTGTAACGCCCTCCGCCAGGCCCGCGCCCTCGGCGACCAATTAATCGTCGGCGTTGTTAGAGATGCCGAAATCACCGCCAATAAAGGCCCTCCGGTCACTCCTCTTAACGAGAG GATGATTATGGTTAATGGCGTAAAGTGGGTAGACGAAGTTATCCCTGATGCCCCATATGCTATTACAGAAGATTTTATGAAGAAACTTTTCAATGAGTACGATATAGATTATATTATTCATGGGGACGATCCTTGTCTTCTACCTGATGGGACTGATGCGTATGCCCTTGCCAAGAAGGTTGGACGCTACAAACAGATCAAGCGCACGGAAGGAGTCTCAAGCACTGACATTGTTG GACGAATgcttctttgcatgagagagagATCCTCTGGTGGCACCCCTAGAAATGCATCCTTGCAACGACAATTTAGCCATGGCCATGGCCAAAAATCTGAAGATGGTGCTACTGGGAGTGGAACTCTAATATCTCAATTTCTGCCTACATCTCGTAGAATTGTGCAATTCTCTAATGGGAAG GGACCTGGACCTGATGCTCGCATAATTTATATTGATGGTGCCTTTGATCTTTTTCATGCTGGACATGTGGAG ATACTAAGGATTGCACGTGGCCTTGGTGACTTTCTACTTGTTGGCATTCATACTGATCAAACTGTCAG TGCCCACAGAGGTGCACACCGTCCAATAATGAATCTTCATGAGAGAAGCCTAAGTGTTTTAGCATGTGGTTATGTCGATGAGGTGATAATAGGTGCTCCAAGggaggtgtcaaaagatatg ATAACAACCTTTAATATCTCTTTAGTTGTCCATGGAACAGTGGCCGAGGATAATGATTTCCAAAAG GAAGAGGGAAACCCATATGCTGTTCCAATAAGCATGGACATTTTTCGAGTACTTGAGAGTCCTTTGGACATTACAACAAGCACTATAATACGGAGGATTGTATCAAATCATGAGGCTTACCAG AAACGGAATGAAAAGAAGGCTGAAAGCGAGAGGAGATATTACGAGGGAAAGACGTACATCTCTGGTGATTAG